Proteins co-encoded in one Brassica rapa cultivar Chiifu-401-42 chromosome A02, CAAS_Brap_v3.01, whole genome shotgun sequence genomic window:
- the LOC103851073 gene encoding cellulose synthase-like protein D2: MASNKHFSKIPSNLSNNSDATDPPRPYVPNTVTFARRTNSGRYVNYSRDDLDSEIGSVDFNNYTVHMPPTPDNQTTDPSISQKVEEQYVSNSMFTGGFNSTTKAHLMDKVIETETNHPQMAGAKGSSCAIPGCDAKVMTDGRGQDLLPCECDFKICRDCFVDAVKTGGGICPGCKEPYKNTDMTDQGDQQRLPGGEGGGSKMERRLSLMKSNNKSAMVRSQTGDFDQNQWLFETSGTYGYGNAFWTKDGNFGSGKDGDGDGMETQDLMSKPWKPLTRKLNIPAAVLSPYRLLILIRVVVLALFLSWRIKHQNQDAIWLWGMSVVCELWFAFSWLLDQLPKLCPVNRSTDLQVLKEKFETPTPSNPTGKSDLPGLDVFVSTADPEKEPPLVTANTILSILAADYPCEKLACYVSDDGGALLTFEAMAEAASFANIWVPFCRKHTIEPRNPDSYFSLKRDPYKNKVKPDFVKDRRRVKREYDEFKVRINSLPDSIRRRSDAYHAREEIKAMKMQRQNRDDELLEPVKIKKATWMADGTHWPGTWLTSASDHAKGDHAGIIQVMLKPPSDEPLHGDSEGFIDLNDVDIRLPLLVYVSREKRPGYDHNKKAGAMNALVRASAVMSNGAFILNLDCDHYIYNSEAMREGMCFMMDRGGDRLCYVQFPQRFEGIDPSDRYANHNTVFFDVNMRALDGLMGPVYVGTGCLFRRIALYGFDPPRSRERSSGCCGCCFPRGKKKKNHIPEENIALRMGEYDDEEMSLYLVPKKFGNSTFLLDSIPVAEFQGRPLADHPSVKNGRPPGALTIPRELLDASTVAEAIAVISCWYEDKTEWGSRIGWIYGSVTEDVVTGYRMHNRGWKSVYCVTKRDAFRGTAPINLTDRLHQVLRWATGSVEIFFSRNNALLASPKMKILQRIAYLNVGIYPFTSIFLIVYCFLPALSLFSGQFIVQTLNVTFLVYLLIISITLCLLALLEIKWSGISLEEWWRNEQFWLIGGTSAHLAAVLQGLLKVIAGVEISFTLTTKSGGDDVDDEFADLYMVKWTSLMIPPITIMMVNLIAIAVGFSRTIYAVVPQWSKLIGGVFFSFWVLAHLYPFAKGLMGRRGRTPTIVYVWAGLIAITISLLWVAINPPAGNTEIGGSFSFP, translated from the exons ATGGCATCAAATAAACATTTCAGTAAAATTCCATCGAACCTATCAAACAACTCCGATGCCACCGATCCACCAAGACCTTACGTTCCCAACACAGTCACATTCGCTAGAAGAACCAACTCCGGCCGCTATGTCAACTACTCCAGAGACGACCTCGACAGCGAAATTGGCAGCGTGGACTTCAACAACTACACCGTCCACATGCCTCCGACGCCAGACAACCAGACAACGGACCCTTCCATATCCCAAAAAGTCGAAGAGCAGTACGTCTCCAACTCCATGTTCACCGGAGGATTCAACAGCACCACCAAGGCTCACCTCATGGACAAAGTGATCGAAACCGAGACCAACCACCCGCAGATGGCTGGCGCTAAAGGATCCTCCTGCGCCATCCCTGGCTGTGATGCTAAGGTGATGACCGACGGGAGAGGCCAAGACCTTCTCCCTTGTGAATGTGACTTCAAAATCTGTAGAGACTGCTTCGTGGATGCGGTTAAGACGGGTGGTGGGATCTGCCCCGGGTGTAAAGAGCCGTACAAGAACACGGATATGACCGACCAGGGTGATCAGCAGAGGCTTCCCGGGGGCGAGGGCGGCGGGTCGAAGATGGAGAGGAGACTGTCGTTGATGAAGTCGAATAATAAGTCGGCTATGGTGAGGAGTCAGACCGGAGATTTTGATCAGAACCAGTGGCTGTTTGAGACCAGTGGGACTTATGGTTATGGGAATGCGTTTTGGACGAAGGATGGGAACTTTGGGAGCGGTAAGGATGGAGATGGTGATGGTATGGAGACTCAAGATTTGATGAGCAAGCCTTGGAAGCCACTTACTAGGAAGCTGAATATTCCTGCTGCTGTTCTTAGTCCATACAG GCTTTTGATATTGATCCGTGTGGTTGTACTTGCATTGTTCTTGTCTTGGAGGATAAAGCATCAAAACCAAGATGCTATATGGTTATGGGGAATGTCTGTAGTTTGCGAGCTTTGGTTCGCCTTCTCTTGGCTTCTTGATCAGCTCCCTAAGCTATGCCCCGTTAACCGTTCCACTGATCTCCAAGTCCTTAAGGAGAAGTTCGAAACCCCAACACCAAGCAACCCGACAGGAAAGTCAGACCTTCCTGGTCTCGATGTGTTTGTCTCTACAGCAGATCCCGAGAAAGAACCTCCTCTGGTCACTGCCAACACCATTTTATCGATCCTAGCTGCTGATTATCCTTGTGAGAAGCTTGCTTGCTACGTATCAGATGATGGAGGAGCGCTTCTAACGTTTGAAGCCATGGCTGAAGCTGCTAGCTTTGCAAACATTTGGGTTCCTTTCTGTCGTAAACACACGATAGAGCCGAGGAATCCTGACTCTTACTTTAGCTTAAAGAGAGATCCTTACAAGAACAAAGTGAAACCTGACTTCGTCAAGGATAGGAGACGTGTTAAGCGTGAGTACGATGAGTTCAAAGTCAGGATTAACAGCTTGCCTGACTCCATCAGGAGACGTTCTGATGCTTATCACGCTAGAGAAGAGATTAAAGCCATGAAGATGCAGAGGCAGAACAGAGACGATGAGCTTTTGGAGCCTGTTAAGATTAAGAAAGCTACGTGGATGGCTGATGGTACTCACTGGCCTGGAACTTGGTTGACTTCTGCTAGTGACCACGCCAAAGGTGACCACGCTGGTATCATTCAG GTGATGTTGAAGCCACCTAGTGATGAGCCACTACATGGAGACTCCGAAGGTTTTATTGATCTAAACGATGTGGACATTCGTCTCCCTCTCCTTGTTTATGTCTCCCGTGAGAAACGTCCTGGCTATGATCACAACAAGAAGGCAGGAGCCATGAACGCACTAGTAAGAGCTTCTGCCGTCATGTCAAACGGAGCATTCATACTCAATCTCGACTGTGACCATTACATATACAACTCCGAGGCAATGCGAGAAGGTATGTGCTTCATGATGGACCGAGGAGGCGACCGTCTCTGCTACGTCCAGTTCCCGCAACGGTTCGAAGGTATCGACCCCTCTGATCGATACGCTAACCACAACACTGTCTTCTTTGATGTCAACATGAGAGCTCTCGATGGGCTTATGGGCCCGGTTTACGTCGGAACCGGTTGTCTCTTCAGGAGAATAGCTCTTTACGGGTTCGACCCGCCTCGGTCCAGAGAACGTTCCTCTGGCTGCTGCGGTTGTTGTTTCCCTcgtggtaagaagaagaagaatcacaTCCCTGAGGAGAACATAGCTCTGCGGATGGGTGAGTATGATGACGAGGAGATGAGTCTTTACTTAGTCCCCAAAAAGTTCGGTAACTCGACGTTCCTCCTCGACTCCATCCCCGTTGCTGAGTTCCAAGGCAGGCCTTTGGCGGACCACCCGTCTGTAAAAAACGGGCGGCCGCCCGGCGCGCTCACGATTCCTCGTGAGCTTCTGGACGCGTCCACTGTAGCCGAAGCTATCGCTGTTATCTCGTGCTGGTACGAGGATAAGACCGAGTGGGGGTCCCGTATCGGCTGGATCTACGGGTCGGTCACGGAAGACGTTGTGACGGGGTACAGAATGCATAACCGTGGGTGGAAGTCAGTTTACTGCGTGACGAAGCGGGATGCCTTCAGAGGCACGGCACCTATTAACTTGACGGATAGGCTTCACCAGGTTCTCCGTTGGGCTACTGGATCTGTTGAGATCTTCTTTTCGCGTAACAATGCGCTTCTCGCTAGCCCTAAGATGAAGATCCTCCAGAGAATCGCTTACTTAAACGTCGGTATCTACCCGTTTACATCGATCTTTCTTATCGTATACTGTTTCCTCCCTGCTCTGTCTCTCTTCTCTGGTCAGTTCATTGTCCAGACGCTTAATGTCACGTTCCTCGTCTAccttctcatcatctccatcactCTCTGCTTACTCGCCTTGCTGGAGATCAAATGGTCGGGGATTTCACTAGAAGAGTGGTGGAGAAACGAACAGTTTTGGCTCATTGGTGGAACAAGTGCTCATCTCGCAGCTGTTCTTCAAGGCTTGCTCAAAGTCATAGCTGGAGTTGAGATCTCATTCACTCTCACTACCAAGTCAGGAGGAGATGACGTGGACGACGAGTTTGCGGATTTGTACATGGTCAAATGGACTTCGCTTATGATCCCTCCTATAACGATCATGATGGTGAACTTGATCGCTATTGCGGTGGGATTCAGCAGGACGATTTACGCTGTGGTTCCTCAGTGGAGTAAGTTGATAGGAGGAGTGTTCTTTAGCTTCTGGGTGTTGGCTCATCTTTATCCTTTTGCTAAAGGGTTGATGGGAAGGAGAGGGAGAACGCCGACGATTGTTTATGTGTGGGCTGGTCTTATTGCTATTACGATCTCTCTTCTTTGGGTTGCTATTAATCCACCGGCTGGTAATACTGAGATCGGAGGGTCTTTCAGTTTTCCATGA
- the LOC103851071 gene encoding probable arabinosyltransferase ARAD1, which translates to MSSIHPVQSNFLIPNKPNQTKNQKSKTEMNSLVVFFVGRVTEVSNRTRIEESDLAMVGNQRHHTPHRPRSKTLIFTLLLFSISLLVILYTFSSSSRPSISNPNKSDRTETSFVASLEQFLIHKAPKLSIRDDTVHGESDDDDLKKLDEKVFERENRLLIEDPVYPIGFPVKVYVYEMPKKFTFDLLWLFRNTYKETSNATSNGSPVHRLIEQHSVDYWLWADLISPESERRLKSVVRVHQQHEADFFYVPFFTTISFFLLEKQQCKALYREAVKWVTDQPAWKRSEGRDHIFPIHHPWSFKTVRKFVKNAIWLLPDMDSTGNWYKPGQVSLEKDLILPYVPNVDRCDDKCLSESAPKRTTLLFFRGRLKRNAGGKIRAKLGAELSGVKDVIIIEGTAGEGGKIAAQVGMRRSLFCLCPAGDTPSSARLFDAIVSGCIPVIVSDELELPFEGILDYKKVAVIVSSSDAIQPGWLVNHLRSFVPSQVKKFQSSLAQYSRHFVYSSPAQPLGPEDLTWRMMAGKLVNIKLHTRRSLRVVEGSRSICRCDCWRRNSTTASNSLSPLLS; encoded by the exons ATGAGTTCAATCCACCCGGTCCAATCTAATTTCTTAATCCcaaataaaccaaaccaaaccaaaaatcaGAAATCAAAAACCGAAATGAACAGTCTCGTCGTCTTCTTCGTTGGCCGAGTAACAGAAGTTAGTAATCGAACTCGTATAGAGGAATCCGATCTCGCAATGGTTGGGAATCAACGTCATCACACTCCCCACAGACCCAGATCGAAAACTCTAATCTTcacgcttctcctcttctcaaTCTCTCTACTCGTCATCCTCTACaccttctcttcctcctcccgCCCTTCCATCTCCAATCCAAACAAATCCGACCGAACAGAAACGTCCTTCGTCGCCTCCCTTGAGCAATTCCTGATCCACAAGGCCCCGAAGCTCTCAATTAGAGACGACACTGTACATGGCGAGAGCGATGACGATGATCTTAAAAAACTCGATGAGAAGGTGTTCGAAAGAGAGAATCGATTGTTGATCGAAGACCCGgtttatccaatcgggtttccGGTTAAGGTCTACGTGTACGAGATGCCAAAGAAGTTCACTTTCGATCTCCTCTGGCTGTTTCGCAATACTTACAAAGAGACTTCGAACGCCACTTCTAACGGTAGCCCTGTCCATCGCCTTATCGAGCAG CACTCTGTTGATTATTGGTTATGGGCTGATCTGATCTCTCCTGAGTCCGAGAGGCGTTTGAAGAGTGTGGTGAGGGTTCATCAGCAGCATGAAGCTGATTTTTTCTACGTTCCGTTTTTCACTACGATCAGCTTCTTCTTGTTGGAGAAGCAGCAGTGCAAAGCACTCTATAGG GAAGCTGTGAAGTGGGTAACTGATCAGCCTGCTTGGAAAAGATCTGAGGGAAGGGATCATATCTTTCCTATTCACCATCCCTGGTCTTTTAAGACTGTCCGCAAATTTGTGAAGAACGCAATCTGGCTTTTACCTGATATGGACTCCACTGGGAACTG gtataagcctgggcaaGTCTCACTTGAGAAAGACCTGATTCTTCCTTATGTTCCCAATGTTGATAGATGTGATGACAAATGCTTGTCAGAAAGTGCACCAAAGAGGACCACTCTTCTTTTCTTCCGAGGGCGGCTTAAGAGGAATGCT GGAGGTAAAATACGTGCCAAGCTTGGTGCAGAGCTAAGTGGTGTTAAGGATGTAATCATCATTGAGGGGACTGCCGGAGAGGGAGGCAAAATAGCAGCTCAAGTAGGCATGCGTAG ATCTTTATTCTGTTTGTGTCCTGCTGGTGACACACCATCCTCGGCGAGATTGTTCGATGCCATAGTTAGTGGCTGTATACCTGTTATAGTCAGTGACGAGTTGGAACTTCCTTTCGAAGGAATACTTGATTACAAGAAG GTGGCTGTGATTGTTTCTTCTAGTGATGCAATACAACCAGGGTGGCTTGTCAATCATCTGAGAAGCTTTGTACCATCCCAAGTCAAGAAATTCCAGAGTAGCCTTGCTCAA TACTCGCGGCATTTCGTATATTCGAGTCCTGCTCAGCCACTAGGTCCAGAGGATTTGACATGGAGAATG ATGGCAGGAAAGCTGGTGAACATCAAGCTTCACACGAGGAGATCACTACGGGTTGTGGAAGGATCTAGGAGTATTTGCAGATGCGATTGCTGGAGGCGTAACTCTACTACAGCCTCTAATTCGTTGAGTCCTCTCTTGTCTTAA
- the LOC103851076 gene encoding NADP-dependent alkenal double bond reductase P2 translates to METMVMSNKQVIFRDYVTGFLSESDLLINSTSVNLKVSAGSMTALVKNLYLSCDPYMRNLMRKPDPSSPATALSFIPGKPISGFGVSKVMDSGHPDYKEGDLLWGAVGWEEYSVITPIPNLHFKIHHTDVPLSNYTGLLGMPGMTAYAGFYEICSPKKGETVFVSAASGAVGQLVGQFAKLMGCYVVGSAGSKEKVDLLKNKFGFDDAFNYKEESDLNASLKKCFPVGIDIYFENVGGPMLDAVILNMRPHGRIAACGMISQYNLQIPEAVYNLWLITYKRIRIQGFNTIDYLHKYSEFLEFVLPYLREEKITYVEDVADGLETAPAALVGLFHGKNVGKQLVVVSRDLD, encoded by the exons ATGGAGACGATGGTAATGAGCAACAAGCAAGTCATCTTCAGAGACTACGTTACCGGATTCCTCAGCGAATCCGACCTTTTGATCAACTCCACCAGCGTAAATCTTAAGGTATCTGCGGGATCAATGACAGCGTTGGTGAAGAATCTCTACTTGTCCTGTGATCCCTACATGCGCAACCTTATGAGAAAGCCTGATCCCTCTAGTCCTGCTACAGCTCTGTCTTTCATTCCCGGCAAG CCTATCTCAGGGTTTGGAGTGTCTAAAGTGATGGACTCAGGACACCCTGATTACAAAGAAGGTGACTTGCTTTGGGGAGCTGTTGGATGGGAAGAGTACAGTGTTATCACTCCTATTCCTAATCTTCACTTCAAGATCCATCATACTGATGTTCCCTTATCCAACTACACTGGCCTTCTTG GTATGCCTGGTATGACAGCATATGCTGGGTTCTATGAGATCTGTTCACCAAAGAAAGGAGAGACTGTGTTTGTGTCAGCTGCATCTGGTGCTGTTGGTCAGCTTGTGGGACAGTTTGCTAAGCTGATGGGTTGCTATGTCGTTGGAAGCGCAGGAAGCAAAGAGAAG GTTGATCTTCTCAAGAACAAGTTTGGATTCGATGATGCATTCAACTACAAGGAAGAAAGTGATCTCAATGCTTCCTTAAAAAAGTGTTTCCCTGTAGGCATTGACATATACTTTGAGAACGTCGGAGGCCCAATGCTAGACGCAGTGATCCTAAACATGAGACCACACGGCCGCATCGCAGCGTGCGGAATGATCTCGCAGTACAATCTGCAGATTCCTGAAGCAGTATACAACCTCTGGCTCATTACTTACAAACGTATACGTATTCAAGGGTTCAACACCATCGATTACCTGCACAAGTACTCTGAGTTCTTGGAGTTTGTGCTTCCCTATCTACGAGAAGAGAAGATAACGTACGTGGAAGATGTTGCTGACGGGCTCGAGACCGCTCCTGCTGCGCTCGTTGGACTGTTTCACGGTAAGAACGTTGGAAAACAGCTTGTCGTGGTGTCTCGTGACCTTGACTGA
- the LOC103851077 gene encoding ATPase family AAA domain-containing protein 3-B, with protein MAQKCAIGLISALAASASFSKSNIASADGPPLTFSGFSTSPTPQPQQGSATPPAPGSGEESDAPPRIRNDNPRTTSAGFDPEALERGAKTVKGINNSAHAKKVFERIKTQEETRQAEFAAKAQEFKALQSQAEAERQRVIHEEQKKLAQHQAQTKAQMARYEDELARKRMQAENEAQRTRNQELVRMQEESAIRREGARRATEEEIQAQRRQTEREKAEIERETIRVKAMAEAEGRARESKLSEDVNRRMLVDRANAEREKWVSAINTTFDHIGGGLRMILTDQNKLVVAVGGITALAAGIYTTREGAKVIWSYVDRVLGQPSLIRESSRGKYPWSGSFSRALSTLKGGGKEAASTNGKGFGDVILHPSLQKRIEQLASATANTKSHQAPFRNMLFYGPPGTGKTMAARELARKSGLDYALMTGGDVAPLGAQAVTKIHQLFDWSKKSKRGLLLFIDEADAFLCERNKTYMSEAQRSALNALLFRTGDQSKDIVLALATNRPGDLDSAVADRVDETLEFPLPGEEERFKLLNLYLDKYITKTNLKKPGLLQSLFKKDQLKIEVRGVTEDLLKEAAAKTKGFSGREIAKLMASVQAAVYGSAECLLDANLFREVIDYKVAEHQQRKKLAGTDTGNKK; from the exons ATGGCTCAGAAGTGTGCGATTGGTTTGATCTCAGCTCTAGCAGCTTCCGCTTCCTTCTCGAAATCGAACATCGCTTCTGCAGATGGACCTCCTCTCACCTTCTCCGGTTTCTCCACTTCTCCGACTCCTCAGCCGCAGCAGGGTTCCGCTACTCCGCCGGCGCCAGGATCTGGCGAAGAGTCCGATGCTCCTCCGCGGATTCGGAACGATAATCCGAGGACGACTTCAGCTGGGTTCGATCCCGAGGCGCTTGAGCGAGGGGCGAAGACCGTGAAAGGGATTAACAACTCTGCTCATGCCAAAAAG GTATTTGAAAGAATTAAGACACAAGAAGAGACGAGGCAAGCTGAGTTTGCTGCTAAGGCCCAAGAGTTTAAAGCTCTCCAATCACAAGCTGAAGCT GAAAGGCAAAGGGTGATACACGAGGAACAGAAGAAACTTGCTCAACACCAAGCACAAACAAAAGCACAGATGGCCCGCTATGAAGATGAATTAGCAAGAAAAAGGATGCAG GCTGAGAACGAAGCCCAGAGAACAAGAAATCAAGAACTCGTGAGGATGCAAGAAGAATCAGCGATTAGGCGGGAAGGAGCTCGACGAGCTACCGAGGAAGAGATCCAAGCACAGAGACGACAGACGGAGAGGGAGAAAGCTGAGATTGAACGTGAGACGATCAGGGTCAAAGCTATGGCAGAAGCCGAAGGGAGGGCCCGTGAGTCGAAGCTATCTGAAGACGTCAACAGGAGAATGCTTGTCGATCGTGCAAATGCAGAAAGGGAAAAATGGGTTTCTGCTATCAATACTACGTTCGATCACATTGGAG GGGGCTTGCGTATGATTCTAACTGATCAGAACAAGCTGGTTGTTGCTGTTGGAGGTATCACTGCTCTTGCAGCTGGAATCTACACAACGAG AGAAGGTGCCAAGGTTATCTGGAGCTACGTGGATAGAGTCTTGGGGCAACCTTCTCTAATTAGAGAATCATCGAGAGGAAAGTACCCTTGGTCTGGCTCTTTTTCTCGTGCCTTGTCCACGTTGAAGGGTGGTGGTAAGGAAGCTGCATCGACAAATGGAAAAGGATTCGGTGATGTTATTTTGCACCCTTCTCTTCAAAAGAGAATCGAACAGTTAGCCAGTGCAACTGCCAACACAAAGTCTCACCAAGCACCTTTTCGAAATATGCTTTTCTACGGTCCACCAGGAACCGGGAAGACAATGGCTGCCCGAGAGCTGGCTCGTAAATCT GGTCTGGACTATGCGTTGATGACGGGTGGAGATGTTGCACCCCTTGGAGCTCAGGCTGTAACAAAGATACACCAACTGTTTGACTGGTCCAAAAAGTCTAAGAGAGGTTTGTTGCTCTTCATCGATGAAGCCGATGCGTTTCTCTGCGA GCGGAACAAAACATATATGAGTGAAGCCCAAAGGAGTGCACTAAACGCACTCCTCTTTCGCACCGGTGACCAGTCCAAAGACATAGTCCTAGCGCTCGCCACAAACCGACCAGGTGATCTAGACTCAGCAGTGGCTGACCGTGTCGACGAGACTCTCGAGTTCCCCTTACCCGGAGAAGAAGAGCGTTTCAAGCTTCTAAACCTCTACCTGGACAAGTACATTACCAAGACTAATCTTAAAAAGCCTGGTTTGCTCCAAAGCCTTTTCAAGAAAGACCAGCTGAAGATCGAGGTAAGAGGCGTCACAGAGGATCTCTTGAAAGAAGCTGCCGCGAAAACAAAAGGGTTTTCAGGTAGAGAGATCGCGAAGCTGATGGCAAGCGTTCAAGCGGCTGTGTATGGAAGCGCGGAGTGTTTGTTGGACGCGAACCTTTTCAGAGAGGTGATTGATTACAAAGTCGCTGAGCATCAACAGAGGAAGAAACTAGCTGGAACCGATACAGGTAACAAGAAATGA
- the LOC103851074 gene encoding uncharacterized protein LOC103851074, translated as MRAIQTYVTLFFILVIITTTSTGAQKSPHHGNNHDLSIAIEEMEKANYFSFVMLINMLHSTNPRLLANITFLMPRDKPLSRSNIIQQDSISDFLLRHSIPSPLLFEHLNLIPNGSIVPSSLPHYTLKITNGGRLNYFLNNVKIISRNICSLGSIKCHGIDGILPSPSAINDDSPRDNHTSPFISCPSSHNNSEHDSPHDNSEHDSPLNNSSNHNSSRPDDHTHTHVAPSPTSSPTLVPKSDSSTIREGDTSGFVVLLGLLSCVMGIAMAM; from the coding sequence ATGAGAGCTATTCAAACTTATGTGACACTCTTCTTCATCTTAGTCATAATCACAACAACATCAACAGGAGCCCAAAAGAGTCCTCATCATGGAAACAACCATGACCTCTCTATCGCCATAGAAGAAATGGAGAAAGCAAACTACTTCTCTTTCGTGATGCTCATCAACATGTTACACTCCACAAACCCTAGACTCCTAGCCAATATCACATTCTTGATGCCAAGGGACAAACCCCTTTCAAGATCAAACATTATCCAACAAGATTCTATCTCTGACTTCTTGCTTCGCCACTCGATCCCTTCCCCTCTTCTTTTCGAACATCTCAACCTCATCCCCAACGGCTCCATTGTTCCGTCCTCTTTACCACATTACACCCTCAAGATCACAAACGGTGGAAGATTAAACTACTTCCTCAACAATGTCAAGATCATAAGCCGCAATATATGTAGCTTAGGTTCTATCAAGTGCCATGGCATCGACGGTATATTACCATCTCCAAGTGCTATCAACGACGATTCTCCTCGTGATAATCACACTTCGCCTTTCATTTCTTGCCCTAGCAGCCACAACAATAGTGAACACGATAGTCCTCATGACAATAGTGAACACGATAGTCCTCTTAACAATAGTAGTAATCACAATAGTTCTCGTCCTGATGATCATACTCATACTCATGTTGCTCCTTCTCCGACCAGCAGTCCGACTCTTGTGCCAAAATCAGATTCTTCTACGATTCGTGAGGGAGATACGTCAGGTTTTGTCGTCCTTCTCGGATTGCTATCGTGCGTGATGGGCATAGCAATGGCCATGTAA